The following coding sequences are from one Scomber japonicus isolate fScoJap1 chromosome 3, fScoJap1.pri, whole genome shotgun sequence window:
- the rbm15b gene encoding putative RNA-binding protein 15B: MKRQAGRESPSRAAKRFRERDRERREELPPPPLALLLAESRSYHRRSRSRERDKPRPALELHHRHELSLLGRPPPPSSSSTSSSSCTTSSTRPGTLEYKTLLISSLGPQVSDEDVEDALFHEFKKFGDVSVKLSHTPELGRVAYVNFRHPEDAKEARHAKSSRLVLGDRQLKIEPMYVRRRSVTPPDVSYLPVHAPYPYRQRSLSPPTPGASTIRDIRARHYALETLGLSRERERLLDYYGMLDERGRPYGFPPMPVVEDLKPEDDQRATSNLFIGNLDGNVTEAELRRGFDKYGIIEDVVIKRPARGQGGAYAFVKFQNLDMAHRAKVAMQGRLIGGNPIKIGYGKANPTTRLWVGGLGPGNSLAALAREFDRFGSIRNIDYVKGDNFAYIQYESLDAAQAACTQMRGFPLGGPERRLRVDFAKVEESPSRPFPLGYQPPVPLPAHYELLGEAYSRHRSLERELRGTRERSSPPSHSIAPQRERERALLERERDFPTSPTRSLERRGAASGGVEAFGRSGRAARSRSRERWLKEREERRSRRRSRSASAERQPEEREWERERERGRSRVRAPGGAVSPDASPDRARVRAPDSTTEPRSHSPDIGAGGRHTSSSNTNNEEDPPSGRHHSKRSSSEHLNNHHHRNSEVIAAGSPAAHTDTHTSSSPGSLSEFAQATLAKTWHGFFALKNSSFPTELFLLEGGAAFFSGVMRDSLKQQPSQLKIAQRLRMDQTRLDEVTRRIKLGRPDGFAILLALQGPVDRQAPAPEPGLQVRLLRHLVTYLRNKEAAGVVSLPAAKEGGPGAMLYAFPPGDFSQQYLQAAKRTVGNLDEEHMVIVIVNDTN, from the coding sequence atgaagaggcaGGCCGGCAGAGAGAGTCCGTCCAGGGCCGCCAAACGCTTCCGTGAGCGGGACCGGGAGCGGAGGGAGGAGCTGCCTCCGCCTCCTCTGGCTCTGCTGCTGGCGGAGAGCCGAAGCTACCACCGCAGGAGCCGCAGCAGGGAGAGGGACAAGCCACGGCCGGCTCTGGAGCTGCACCACCGGCATGAGCTCAGCCTCCTGGGCCggcccccccctccttcctcttcctccacctcctcctcctcctgcaccacctcctccaccaggccGGGCACACTGGAGTACAAAACCCTGCTCATCAGCAGCTTGGGCCCGCAGGTGTCTGACGAAGACGTGGAAGACGCTTTATTTCACGAGTTTAAGAAGTTTGGGGACGTTAGCGTGAAGTTGTCTCACACGCCCGAGCTCGGACGCGTCGCCTACGTCAACTTCAGGCACCCTGAGGACGCGAAGGAGGCGCGGCACGCCAAATCCTCCAGGTTGGTGTTGGGGGACCGCCAGCTGAAGATCGAACCGATGTACGTGAGGAGGCGGAGCGTGACGCCGCCAGATGTGAGTTATCTTCCTGTGCACGCTCCGTACCCCTACCGGCAGCGCTCCCTCTCCCCGCCGACGCCGGGCGCCAGCACCATCAGAGACATCCGGGCGAGACACTACGCTCTGGAGACGCTGGGgctgagcagagagagggagaggctgCTGGATTATTATGGGATGCTGGATGAACGAGGGCGACCTTATGGTTTCCCGCCGATGCCCGTCGTAGAGGATTTAAAACCGGAGGACGACCAGCGAGCGACGAGCAACCTCTTCATAGGAAACCTTGATGGTAACGTGACGGAGGCGGAGCTTCGGCGGGGGTTCGATAAGTACGGCATCATCGAAGACGTCGTGATTAAACGTCCGGCTCGCGGGCAAGGAGGGGCGTACGCTTTTGTGAAGTTTCAGAACCTGGACATGGCTCACCGCGCCAAAGTGGCCATGCAGGGGCGACTGATCGGAGGAAACCCCATAAAGATCGGTTACGGGAAAGCCAACCCGACTACCAGGCTCTGGGTGGGGGGGCTCGGCCCGGGGAACTCGCTCGCCGCCCTCGCCAGAGAGTTCGACCGCTTCGGCAGCATCAGGAACATCGATTACGTGAAGGGGGACAACTTTGCTTACATTCAATATGAGAGTTTGGACGCAGCTCAAGCCGCCTGTACTCAGATGAGGGGGTTTCCGTTGGGCGGCCCCGAGCGGAGACTCAGGGTGGATTTTGCAAAAGTTGAGGAAAGCCCCTCTCGCCCGTTTCCGCTTGGTTACCAGCCGCCTGTGCCGCTCCCCGCCCACTACGAGCTCCTCGGGGAGGCGTACAGCCGCCACCGCAGCCTGGAGAGGGAGCTGAGGGGAACGAGGGAGCGCTCGTCGCCCCCCTCCCACAGCATCGCCCcccagagggagagagagcgcgccctgctggagagagagagagacttcccCACCAGCCCCACCCGCAGCCtggagaggaggggggcggCGTCGGGGGGCGTGGAGGCGTTCGGGAGGAGCGGGCGCGCAGCGAGGAGCCGCAGCCGGGAGCGCTGGCTGAAGGAGCgcgaggagaggaggagcaggaggaggagcaggagcgcCTCTGCTGAGCGGCAGCCGGAGGAGCGGGAGTGGGAGAGGGAGCGGGAGCGGGGGAGGTCTAGGGTGCGAGCGCCGGGAGGGGCGGTGTCTCCGGACGCCAGCCCCGACCGGGCGCGAGTTCGAGCACCAGACTCCACCACGGAGCCCAGAAGCCACTCCCCTGACATCGGCGCGGGGGGGCgccacacctcctcctccaacacCAACAATGAAGAAGACCCCCCGTCGGGCCGCCACCACAGCAAACGCTCCTCCAGCGAGCACCtcaacaaccaccaccaccgAAACAGCGAGGTGATCGCCGCCGGCTCGCCCGCCGCCCACACGGACACGCACACCTCGTCCTCGCCCGGCTCGCTGTCGGAGTTCGCCCAGGCGACGCTCGCCAAGACGTGGCACGGCTTCTTCGCCCTGAAGAACAGCAGCTTCCCCACCGAGCTGTTCCTGCTGGAGGGCGGCGCCGCCTTCTTCAGCGGCGTGATGCGGGACAGCCTGAAGCAGCAGCCCAGCCAGCTGAAGATCGCCCAGCGGCTCCGCATGGACCAGACGCGGCTGGACGAGGTGACGCGCCGCATCAAACTGGGCCGGCCCGACGGGTTCGCCATCCTGCTGGCTCTGCAGGGGCCCGTCGACCGCCAGGCGCCGGCCCCCGAGCCCGGCCTGCAGGTGCGTTTGCTTCGCCACCTCGTGACCTACCTGCGGAACAAGGAGGCGGCCGGCGTCGTGAGTCTTCCCGCCGCTAAGGAAGGCGGGCCGGGGGCGATGCTGTACGCCTTCCCCCCCGGAGACTTCTCCCAGCAGTACCTGCAGGCCGCCAAAAGGACTGTGGGAAACCTGGACGAGGAGCACATGGTGATCGTTATCGTCAATGACACtaactga